GTATTTCAATGATGAATATATTTTACATCAGTTATCCATACTGAAAATCAGTTCTTCATCTGGCTTTTAATTCTATCTTCAATCGTTCTCCAGTCATACAGATGAAAAACCTTTCCGTTGCTCATTGCTACAAACATCCCTTTTGGAAACTTTGGACCAAGGTTTACGTTTGTAACCTCCGAACCATCGCTTTCACTGGTTGAAACCGGAATTTCTGCAATCTTTCCTTTTGACGGATTTTCCCTCAGGTAGACATTGAAAGTATCTTTTTGCTGGTTGGAAACAAGGATATATCCATTCTTTGAAGAAGTAGGGTAGATGGAAATTCCTTCCACATCAGATGTGAAATCACCCTTTCCGAAAACCAGAAGTTCCTCATTTCCTTTAGATGGATCTGCATAATACTGATGCACCCCGAATTGTTCATCAGAATAATAAATATATCCTGCTTCATCATCCACCGCAATGCTTTCTATTTCTTTCAAGCCACTGTATTTTCCAAACTTCCGTACAACCTCGCCCGTAATTTTCCCTTCTTTTTCGGTTAATTTATATTGCCACAAATAGCCATCTGCCGGTCCGGATTTTCTTCCGACAACAGCAAAAAAATCGCCTGTTTCAGGGTTTTTATAAAGAGAAATTCCCATGGGAGATCGTTCTTTTTCACCATCAAAAACAGGGAATGCACCAACTTCCTTTAATTCAGGAAGAGAATAAAGTCTAACTGTATTCGTTTCCCTTTCTGTAACGGCAGCAAAATCTATTGTATTTCCGTGTAAATAAAATCCATATTCGAGATCTACATTATTCGGACGTTTTAAGCCCGTAACTTTGTTAATGATCTTTCCATTCAGGTCGAAAGCATACAGCCCGCCATTGGTATCCTTATCGGTACCTATGATAATGCTTTTTGAAGCATCTTCCGGATTGATCCAGATAGCCGGGTCATCGGTATCATAACCGACCTGTTCTGTAATAACAGTTGGTTCTATTTTTTTTCCCAATTCATTTTGTCCTGCACAATTAATGAGCAAAGGTAACATGATGAGAGCAACACGTGTATTTATCTTTATCATTCTGTATAACATTAAAAATCAAACTTTACACCCATCGTAAACCGGGGCCTGTAATATTCTACCTGAGCTGTTCTGCTTTGAATTCCCTGATAGTACCTTAACGGCTGATTCGTTAAATTATTGGCTTCAGCAAATACTCTCAGCTGGCTGGTAATTTTGAATGAGGCATTTGCGTCAAGGAACAACTGCTTGTCATAATAGCGGTCATCGAACGAATTTCCACCCAGTTCATCAATATAAGAAGATGCATAATTCATAGAAACCCTTGCTGAAAAACGTTTATTTTCCCACGACAGAGATCCGTTGAACATGTGGGGAGCTGCTCCCGGTAATCCTACATCTGTTCTTTCCACACCTTCTTCGTTGGTAATTCCTTTGGCTTTGGATTTAGTATAGGTGTAATTAACATACACTCCAAGACCCTTCCAGAATGCCCCCGGAATAAAATCCAGCTGTCTCTGTAAAGCGACCTCAAAACCATAGATGTCTACATTATCACCATTTCTTTGTTGCGTAAATCTCCAGTTACTCTCTCCGTCAGGAATAGGATTGGTCTGACCTGTAAAATCTTGTGAAAAATCCGCCGCTGTATAGTTTTTTCTGGAATAGGTATAAATAAAGTCTTTCAGATTTTTATAAAAGACACCTCCTGAAAGAATCCCCACTGATTTAAAGTACTTTTCTGCCATGAAATCGAAATTATACGCATACGTTGCTTTAAGATTTGGATTTCCTGCAGATATCAGCTCATCTGCCGAAATAACGTTTAAGAAAGGTACGAGTGCATAATAATTAGGACGTGCCAAAGCCGTAGTAAAAGCAGCCCGGAGAACAAGATTCTGTTCCGGAACATATTTGAAGGAGATATTAGGTAAAATATTAGTGTATGTGTTTTTATTATTGATCTTTCCTACAAGATTTTCTTCATCCAATACATAGTTTCCTGTATAATCAATTGTGGTCGTTTCAAGACGTGCACCGGCAATCATAGAGAATTTGTTACTGAAATCCTGATCCCATCGGATATATCCGGCATATATATGCTCTTTTGCACGGTAGTTACTGGAAAGGAATTCTTCCGGCTTAAGTTCTCCTTTAAATAGATTGGGATTGAACAGATCCAGTCCTCCCATGTACGACGTACTTACAAAAGTCCCCGGAACATAATTACCCGGCTGAAAGTTATGGCCATCAAAATAGGTAGTTGGAACCGTTAAAAGACTTCCCAAACTGTTAAGCGGTTCAAAAGCATAATAATCATTTTCTCTTTCTTTTTGTTTTATACGTAAACGCGCTCCCACACGTAATCTTCCTTTCTGATCCTCAATCACAGAAAGTGGGAAACGTAGATTTACTTTTGCTCCGAATTCCTTTTCCTGAGTGAAACTGTTGGAATCAGAAAGATCACTTAATTTATAACTCCCGAGATTATCTGCTGTTGCAGGATTGATCATTGGTCTTTCCGGATCACTGAGGTCACTCAGGAAATTTACGTTTTTACGTTCAAACTCTATATGTCGTTCATGAGGCTTTTTTTCACTGGCGGTAGCATAATTCATAGACCAGTCCAGATCAATTTTGGAACCCAGGAGATGTTCTCCTCTTAATGCATAGTTCTGAACTTTCTGTTTTTCAAGACGCGTATTATCGTTAGCAGCATCTCCACCTTTATCTTGTCTCGTAATACTTCCGCTCCATCCTGTGATTTCAGTTTCATCCGTATTATATACAGGCTTTATTTTGTAGCCCAAAGCATATCTGTTTTCCTTATCATTTCTGAAATTATACATTGCAGAAGCATAAATTTTGTTTTTCGAATTGAATTCATAATCCATATTCAGGTCAAAACTATGTCGTATACGATGTTCATTATAATAACGAACTCCCATTTTACTGACATAGGCTGTCTTTGCAATATCTTCGGCAAGGCTCCAGGTGGGTTCTATATTATCCGATCCGAAATTGTTATTATTATAGGAAAAACTGAAAACGGCACCCAGTTTCTTATTCAGAAAGCGGTTTCCATATACGAAGCCTGCGGTATAATTTCCCTTTTCACGAATCGGATTGTATCCGCCTGCTAATGTTGCGGAAATTCTTTGCCCGTTAGGTGAAGCTCTTGTAATAAGATTTACAGATCCACCTATTGCATCCGCATCCATATCCGGCGTCAAT
The sequence above is drawn from the Chryseobacterium daecheongense genome and encodes:
- a CDS encoding phytase — encoded protein: MIKINTRVALIMLPLLINCAGQNELGKKIEPTVITEQVGYDTDDPAIWINPEDASKSIIIGTDKDTNGGLYAFDLNGKIINKVTGLKRPNNVDLEYGFYLHGNTIDFAAVTERETNTVRLYSLPELKEVGAFPVFDGEKERSPMGISLYKNPETGDFFAVVGRKSGPADGYLWQYKLTEKEGKITGEVVRKFGKYSGLKEIESIAVDDEAGYIYYSDEQFGVHQYYADPSKGNEELLVFGKGDFTSDVEGISIYPTSSKNGYILVSNQQKDTFNVYLRENPSKGKIAEIPVSTSESDGSEVTNVNLGPKFPKGMFVAMSNGKVFHLYDWRTIEDRIKSQMKN
- a CDS encoding TonB-dependent receptor; the protein is MKKILTSVLLCASIYFYAQSGTVSGNINDDSKITLPGAKISLVPGNIYTTSDEHGNFVFLNVPAGNYTMKVDYMGYGSNEYNIVVEADKNTRQNIIFARKETQIKEVVVTGATLRNQARALNKQKNNANITNVISSDQIGRFPDANIGDALKRVPGITIQNDQGEARNLIIRGLAPNLNSVTLNGDRIPSAEGDNRNVQMDLIPSDMIATIEVNKTLTPDMDADAIGGSVNLITRASPNGQRISATLAGGYNPIREKGNYTAGFVYGNRFLNKKLGAVFSFSYNNNNFGSDNIEPTWSLAEDIAKTAYVSKMGVRYYNEHRIRHSFDLNMDYEFNSKNKIYASAMYNFRNDKENRYALGYKIKPVYNTDETEITGWSGSITRQDKGGDAANDNTRLEKQKVQNYALRGEHLLGSKIDLDWSMNYATASEKKPHERHIEFERKNVNFLSDLSDPERPMINPATADNLGSYKLSDLSDSNSFTQEKEFGAKVNLRFPLSVIEDQKGRLRVGARLRIKQKERENDYYAFEPLNSLGSLLTVPTTYFDGHNFQPGNYVPGTFVSTSYMGGLDLFNPNLFKGELKPEEFLSSNYRAKEHIYAGYIRWDQDFSNKFSMIAGARLETTTIDYTGNYVLDEENLVGKINNKNTYTNILPNISFKYVPEQNLVLRAAFTTALARPNYYALVPFLNVISADELISAGNPNLKATYAYNFDFMAEKYFKSVGILSGGVFYKNLKDFIYTYSRKNYTAADFSQDFTGQTNPIPDGESNWRFTQQRNGDNVDIYGFEVALQRQLDFIPGAFWKGLGVYVNYTYTKSKAKGITNEEGVERTDVGLPGAAPHMFNGSLSWENKRFSARVSMNYASSYIDELGGNSFDDRYYDKQLFLDANASFKITSQLRVFAEANNLTNQPLRYYQGIQSRTAQVEYYRPRFTMGVKFDF